In Flavobacterium sp. 83, the genomic window TTGTCGAAGAGACATTCAACGAAAATATGACGGTGATTTCAGGAATTCCATCTTGGGTGCAAATGTACTTTGAAAAACTGCAGCAAAAAGGAGGGAAGCCAGTGGGAGAAATCTTCAAAAACTTCAATTTATTTATCTACGGAGGGGTGAATTATGAGCCGTATCGCGCTAAATTCGAAAATTTAATTGGTCGAAAAGTAGACAGCATTGAACTTTTCCCAGCTTCGGAAGGGTTTTTTGCGTATCAGGATTCTCAAAAGGAGAAAGGAATGTTACTGCTTTTGAACTCGGGTATTTTCTATGAATTTATAAAAAGTGACGAATTTTATACGGAAAATCCAAGACGTTATACGATAGGTGAAGTGGAACTTGGAATAAATTATGTGTTGATTATTTCTACCAATGCAGGACTTTGGAGTTATAATATTGGTGATACTGTTCAGTTTACTTCATTAAAACCGTATAGAGTGATTGTTTCAGGCAGAATCAAGCATTATATTTCGGCTTTTGGAGAACATGTCATTGGAAAAGAAGTAGAAAGTGCGTTGCAGGAAGCGATAATTGGAACAGCTATTCGGATTAATGAATTTACTGTAGCACCACAAATCACCCCGACGGAAGGACTACCGTATCACGAATGGTTCATTGAATTTGAGAACGAACCAGAAGACAGCGTCACTTTTGCGGAAGCGATAGACAATGCCATGAGAAAGCAAAACGTATATTACGACGATTTGATTGTCGGACACGTATTGCGAAAAGTTGTGATTACAAAAGTGGCCAAAAACGGTTTTCAGGAGTATA contains:
- a CDS encoding GH3 auxin-responsive promoter family protein, whose translation is MSIKSIAAKLFALKIYKKTQAWANNPVATQNKVLQELIKEAKETQFGIDHHFNTIKSSADFAKNVPVRDYEALKPYVDKVVKGAENILWKGKPLYFAKTSGTTSGAKYIPLTKESMPFHIEAARNAILHYIHETGKADFIDGKMIFLQGSPILEEKYGIKLGRLSGIVAHFVPKYLQKNRMPSWETNCIEDWETKVNAIVEETFNENMTVISGIPSWVQMYFEKLQQKGGKPVGEIFKNFNLFIYGGVNYEPYRAKFENLIGRKVDSIELFPASEGFFAYQDSQKEKGMLLLLNSGIFYEFIKSDEFYTENPRRYTIGEVELGINYVLIISTNAGLWSYNIGDTVQFTSLKPYRVIVSGRIKHYISAFGEHVIGKEVESALQEAIIGTAIRINEFTVAPQITPTEGLPYHEWFIEFENEPEDSVTFAEAIDNAMRKQNVYYDDLIVGHVLRKVVITKVAKNGFQEYMKSIGKLGGQNKIPRLSNDRAIVDLLNK